From the Exiguobacterium marinum DSM 16307 genome, the window GACGCTTGTTGGAGATTGTCGAATTTTTAAAGGGGGTATTCGATGTCAGATCGTAAAATGATTGGTCTGTTTCAGACGGAACAGGAAGTCATACACAAAGTAGAAGAGTTGAAGGCTGCAGGGGAAGCTGAAAAAAATATGCACGTCGTCGCCAAGCGAGACGGCGAAATCTCCGCGCTACGTGACCACACGGATGTGAACGCCGAATCCGGAGTTCGAGACGTGAATTGGCTCGATCGTGTTAAAGCATTCTTACACGGCAGTGACCGAATCCGTGATGAACTGCGCAACATGGGGCTCAATGACGCAGAGGCAGAGCAATACTATGATGCCATCGATGAAGGACAGATTTTACTCTATATCGATCGCCATTCGTATGACCGTTATCCAAATATGTATAAAAAAGATAGCGAACTCGATCATGATAAAGGAGAAAAGGCAGATGGGATTGCCTTTGATGCGAAACCATTCAATGATCATGACAAGAAACCAAAAGGAACAAAAGAGGACCCGATTGTACGCGGTCATTCTGGATTAGAAGATCACCGACGATTATAAGGAGGAACGATTATGAATGAGAAACGATTCATCAGTATGCACGATACACAAGACGCAGCACTTGGAAAAATTGAAGAGTTACGGGCAAAAGGATATGAAGACTCACACATTTACGTCGTGACGAAACATGAAGACAACGTGTCAATCTTGAGACGTGATACGGACGTTCATACAGAGTCGACTCATCAGGCGAGCTGGTTCGATAAAGTTCGGGCTTTCTTGAGTGGACATGAAGACGTTCATGCTGGTTTGCGTAACATGGGACTCAGTGAAGATGAGGTGAAACGTCACTATGACGATGTTGAAGCCGGAAAACTTCTCGTCTACGTGGATGAAGACTTTGAACGCCGTCACCAAGATGGTGTGACAGTCGACGCGAAACCGTATCAAGACGCATCGTCAACACATCTCGGTAGTCACACAGACGATGGTTTAGAAATCGACTCAAAACCATATCAAGAAACTCAAACCGTCGACCCGAGTCATCCGGTAGACCCTGAGCAAGATAAAATTGATAAAGAAACAAAGCAACGTGATCGTGAAGAAAAACTACGTGGGCTCGATGATCGTGCCTACCGTAATGATGTAGAAGATCCAGATAATATCCGACGCTTTTAATAAAAAAGCCTGACGCGTGCGCGTCAGGCTCAGCTTGTTGACGAACCAGGTCGCATCTTGCGACCTGGTTCGTCCTTTTTTGTGGTTCCCAGTTTCTTGAGGCGTTCTGCCCCCATAAAATTGAAGAAATGCTATGTAGACAGTCTTTTCTGGCCAACAGATTGGCCAGTTTCTTCATTTTTTGTGCGGTGGCTGCCACCAGATTGGCGCGTTGGACCTTCTTGATCCCCCTGTAGAAGGTGAAACGGAGCCCGTGGAGCTCTTTCCCGTCGGCAATTGAGCGCTCGACCGTCTGTGGACGAAGCCGATAGGCCTGGCTGATCGTCGAATGGTCGGGCACCTTCTCGTCGACGACGGGTGGGATCGGTGTTTACCGTCCCTTTCCCCTTTTGGACAGATTCGAAGTATGTACCGGGCTTTTTCTTCGGCCATCGAGGCCTCAGAAAAAGACAAACGGCCGCCAGATGACGACCGTTTGCGTTGCTCGCCCGACGGCGCCCCGACTCCTGCAGGAAAGCAATCCGACGGAGACCCAGCAGCGACCCAAGTCGCGATGCGGCTCCGGGATTGCCTGCGGAAAGCGTGGGCGCCGGAAAGGCGAGCGATATTATTCATGTTAGTCAACAGCCTGAGCCTGACGCGTGCGCGTCAGGCTTTCTTACGTCAATCGATTCTTCGGTTCTTTCCCTTCGAGCACGTTCTCAATCGCTTCTCGATTCAATGCCATCATCGCCAGACGTGTCCGAATCGAGGCACTTCCGATATGCGGCAATGTTGTCACGTTCGGAAGCTTCAATAATGGATGATCAAGATCGATGGGCTCTTTAGTGAACACATCTAACCCTGCTCCCCAAATCTTCTTCGCCTTTAACGCTTCATACAATGCTTGTTCATCGATGATCTCTCCACGAGCCACATTGATGAAAATCGATGTTTCTTTCATCTTGGCAAACTCTTTAGCTCCGAGCATACCTCGTGTCTCGTCCGTGAGCGGTGCGAGAACGATGACGAAGTCAGATTGCTCCAACAGATCATCGAGCTCTGCATACGTGAAGCCGTACATCGACTCTGACTCATGACGACGTGTCCG encodes:
- a CDS encoding general stress protein, whose product is MSDRKMIGLFQTEQEVIHKVEELKAAGEAEKNMHVVAKRDGEISALRDHTDVNAESGVRDVNWLDRVKAFLHGSDRIRDELRNMGLNDAEAEQYYDAIDEGQILLYIDRHSYDRYPNMYKKDSELDHDKGEKADGIAFDAKPFNDHDKKPKGTKEDPIVRGHSGLEDHRRL
- a CDS encoding general stress protein — encoded protein: MNEKRFISMHDTQDAALGKIEELRAKGYEDSHIYVVTKHEDNVSILRRDTDVHTESTHQASWFDKVRAFLSGHEDVHAGLRNMGLSEDEVKRHYDDVEAGKLLVYVDEDFERRHQDGVTVDAKPYQDASSTHLGSHTDDGLEIDSKPYQETQTVDPSHPVDPEQDKIDKETKQRDREEKLRGLDDRAYRNDVEDPDNIRRF